A window from Saccharomyces cerevisiae S288C chromosome XIII, complete sequence encodes these proteins:
- the ANY1 gene encoding Any1p (Phospholipid scramblase involved in endosome biogenesis; functions with Vps13p, a lipid transfer protein, the biogenesis of multivesicular bodies (MVBs); functions antagonistically to flippases, with the null suppressing growth and membrane trafficking defects of flippase null alleles; PQ loop family member; cycles between early endosomes and the trans-Golgi network; non-essential gene; orthogous to human SLC66A2), which yields MSTTGPLDATLIRDVAVATATKASYDMSDTLYSYLPKVDQFYIPEWLTMQFIANNLISFTPLFSYGTTIISIEKCKTALGFSIDICATMLIASILRISYYLITPYEITLLRQSLVMIFIQLILLRTSLKYRPDEYKYQNLTDVESLSHLIHDIWFEFFSCINRPKFLSEDWKNLIKSLSFTNLLKFSFKIFLAFFYKILKFFDPNFKRIGAFWQWDDDKNFWRFLALFATVQILVTFFISNILNWDSLAQGLGSIIGSLGLLVESLLPLPQIAILYKLKSVQGFKLILLVSWLCGDTLKITYLIFGAKNISALFVIFALFQMSLDFYIGGQYIYYRYYYPKLRHQHHPNDSNSPSDEDESEMYELDLFNTLQKDVEKALKQDSNDTSDSPQDDQVGKSQAQAVTL from the coding sequence ATGTCAACAACAGGTCCGTTAGATGCTACTTTAATAAGGGACGTTGCGGTTGCTACTGCCACCAAAGCATCATACGATATGAGCGATACTCTATATTCATATCTACCCAAGGTCGACCAATTTTATATTCCTGAATGGCTTACAATGCAATTCATTGCCAACAATTTGATCAGCTTTACCCCCCTATTTTCATATGGTACCACGATCATTAGCATTGAGAAATGCAAGACTGCTTTAGGGTTTTCAATAGATATTTGTGCCACAATGTTGATCGCTAGTATCCTAAGAATATCTTACTATCTCATTACACCGTATGAAATCACTTTGTTGAGGCAGTCATTAGTGatgatttttattcaacTGATCTTGCTGAGAACAAGCTTAAAATATAGACCTGATGAGTACAAATACCAAAATCTCACCGATGTAGAGTCATTGTCACATTTGATTCACGACATATGGTTCGAGTTTTTTAGCTGCATTAATAGACCGAAATTTTTAAGTGAAGATTGGAAGAATCTGATCAAATCTCTTTCGTTCACAAATTTACTGaaattttcattcaaaatttttttggcatttttttataaaattttgaaattctttgacccaaatttcaaaagaattgGAGCGTTTTGGCAGTGGGATGACGACAAAAATTTCTGGAGGTTTTTAGCTCTTTTTGCAACTGTACAAATATTGGTCACATTTTTCATCtctaatattttaaattGGGACTCACTAGCTCAAGGACTGGGCTCTATCATAGGGTCGTTGGGTTTATTGGTGGAGTCGCTTTTGCCGTTACCACAAATCGCCATTCTTTATAAATTGAAGTCTGTTCAAGGTTTCAAATTGATCCTTTTGGTAAGCTGGCTTTGTGGTGATACACTGAAAATCACTTACCTGATATTTGGTGcgaaaaatatttctgctttgtttgttatttttgcaTTATTTCAAATGTCATTAGACTTTTACATCGGTGGTCAATACATTTACTACAGATACTATTATCCAAAGTTAAGGCATCAACATCACCCTAATGACAGTAATTCGCCAtcagatgaagatgaaagcGAAATGTACGAATTAGATCTTTTTAATACCTTACAAAAGGATGTCGAAAAGGCCTTGAAACAGGATAGTAATGATACGTCAGATTCACCTCAAGATGACCAAGTGGGTAAATCTCAGGCACAGGCGGTAACGCTATAG
- the PLB2 gene encoding lysophospholipase (Phospholipase B (lysophospholipase) involved in lipid metabolism; displays transacylase activity in vitro; overproduction confers resistance to lysophosphatidylcholine) produces the protein MQLRNILQASSLISGLSLAADSSSTTGDGYAPSIIPCPSDDTSLVRNASGLSTAETDWLKKRDAYTKEALHSFLSRATSNFSDTSLLSTLFSSNSSNVPKIGIACSGGGYRAMLGGAGMIAAMDNRTDGANEHGLGGLLQSSTYLSGLSGGNWLTGTLAWNNWTSVQEIVDHMSESDSIWNITKSIVNPGGSNLTYTIERWESIVQEVQAKSDAGFNISLSDLWARALSYNFFPSLPDAGSALTWSSLRDVDVFKNGEMPLPITVADGRYPGTTVINLNATLFEFTPFEMGSWDPSLNAFTDVKYLGTNVTNGKPVNKDQCVSGYDNAGFVIATSASLFNEFSLEASTSTYYKMINSFANKYVNNLSQDDDDIAIYAANPFKDTEFVDRNYTSSIVDADDLFLVDGGEDGQNLPLVPLIKKERDLDVVFALDISDNTDESWPSGVCMTNTYERQYSKQGKGMAFPYVPDVNTFLNLGLTNKPTFFGCDAKNLTDLEYIPPLVVYIPNTKHSFNGNQSTLKMNYNVTERLGMIRNGFEAATMGNFTDDSNFLGCIGCAIIRRKQESLNATLPPECTKCFADYCWNGTLSTSANPELSGNSTYQSGAIASAISEATDGIPITALLGSSTSGNTTSNSTTSTSSNVTSNSNSSSNTTLNSNSSSSSISSSTARSSSSTANKANAAAISYANTNTLMSLLGAITALFGLI, from the coding sequence ATGCAATTACGGAACATATTACAGGCTAGCTCGCTAATTTCTGGACTTTCGCTCGCTGCAGATTCGTCGTCCACTACTGGTGATGGTTATGCTCCATCAATAATTCCTTGTCCCAGTGATGATACCTCTTTAGTTAGAAACGCGTCTGGCTTATCTACCGCTGAAACTGATtggttaaagaaaagagatgCGTACACTAAAGAAGCTTTACATTCCTTCTTAAGCAGAGCTACTTCTAACTTCAGTGACACTTCTTTGCTATCCACTCTTTTCAGTAGTAACTCTTCCAATGTACCCAAAATTGGTATTGCATGCTCTGGTGGTGGTTATCGTGCCATGTTGGGTGGTGCTGGTATGATTGCTGCTATGGACAATCGTACTGATGGTGCTAACGAGCATGGTCTTGGTGGTTTACTACAAAGTTCCACGTATCTATCGGGTTTGTCCGGTGGTAACTGGTTGACTGGTACTTTGGCATGGAACAATTGGACCTCTGTACAGGAAATTGTAGACCATATGAGTGAGAGCGATTCCATCTGGAATATCACGAAATCCATTGTGAACCCTGGTGGCTCTAATTTGACCTACACAATTGAAAGATGGGAGTCCATTGTACAAGAAGTGCAGGCTAAGTCTGATGCAGGCTTCAATATATCTTTGTCGGATTTGTGGGCCCGTGCACTTTCTTACAACTTCTTTCCAAGCTTGCCAGATGCTGGCTCCGCTTTGACTTGGTCCTCTTTGAGAGATGTTGATGTGTTCAAAAACGGTGAAATGCCTTTACCAATTACTGTTGCAGATGGTAGATACCCAGGTACCACCGTGATAAACTTGAATGCCACTCTTTTCGAGTTCACTCCATTTGAAATGGGTTCTTGGGATCCTTCTTTGAACGCTTTTACGGATGTGAAATATCTAGGTACCAACGTTACAAATGGTAAACCGGTCAACAAGGATCAATGCGTTTCTGGTTACGATAATGCTGGATTTGTAATTGCCACATCCGCCAGTTTATTCAACGAATTTTCCCTGGAAGCTTCCACTTCGACCTATTATAAAATGATTAATAGTTTTGCCAACAAGTACGTTAACAACCTATCCcaagatgacgatgataTTGCAATTTACGCTGCAAATCCATTCAAGGATACAGAATTTGTTGACCGCAATTACACTTCCAGTATTGTTGATGCCGATGATTTGTTTTTAGTTGATGGTGGTGAGGACGGCCAAAATTTGCCGTTGGTTCCACTAATCAAGAAGGAACGTGACTTGGATGTGGTGTTCGCATTGGATATATCCGACAATACTGATGAATCATGGCCAAGTGGTGTGTGCATGACGAACACTTATGAGCGCCAGTATTCTAAGCAAGGTAAAGGAATGGCTTTCCCATATGTTCCAGACGTTAACACCTTCCTTAACTTGGGCTTAACTAATAAGCCAACGTTTTTTGGTTGTGatgcaaaaaatttgacgGACTTGGAGTATATTCCACCTTTAGTTGTATATATCCCAAACACAAAACATTCATTCAATGGTAACCAAAGTACTTTGAAGATGAACTACAATGTTACAGAACGTCTTGGAATGATCAGAAATGGTTTTGAAGCTGCTACAATGGGCAACTTTACGGATGACTCTAACTTTTTAGGTTGCATAGGTTGTGCCATCATTAGACGTAAGCAAGAAAGCCTAAATGCCACCTTGCCCCCTGAATGTACCAAATGTTTTGCGGATTACTGCTGGAACGGCACACTAAGTACCTCAGCTAATCCTGAACTATCGGGAAATAGTACGTATCAAAGCGGTGCTATTGCCTCTGCAATCTCTGAGGCTACTGACGGTATTCCAATAACGGCTCTCTTAGGTTCATCAACCTCCGGAAATACTACATCAAACTCAACAACCTCGACTTCATCAAATGTCACTTCTAACTCAAACTCTTCGTCAAATACAACTTTAAActcaaattcttcatcctcttcaatttcttcctctaCAGCTcgttcttcttcctctacGGCAAACAAAGCGAATGCTGCGGCTATTTCCTATGCGAACACTAATACTCTAATGAGTTTGTTAGGTGCCATAACAGCATTATTTGGACTAATTTAG
- the HXT2 gene encoding hexose transporter HXT2 (High-affinity glucose transporter of the major facilitator superfamily; expression is induced by low levels of glucose and repressed by high levels of glucose), which yields MSEFATSRVESGSQQTSIHSTPIVQKLETDESPIQTKSEYTNAELPAKPIAAYWTVICLCLMIAFGGFVFGWDTGTISGFVNQTDFKRRFGQMKSDGTYYLSDVRTGLIVGIFNIGCAFGGLTLGRLGDMYGRRIGLMCVVLVYIVGIVIQIASSDKWYQYFIGRIISGMGVGGIAVLSPTLISETAPKHIRGTCVSFYQLMITLGIFLGYCTNYGTKDYSNSVQWRVPLGLNFAFAIFMIAGMLMVPESPRFLVEKGRYEDAKRSLAKSNKVTIEDPSIVAEMDTIMANVETERLAGNASWGELFSNKGAILPRVIMGIMIQSLQQLTGNNYFFYYGTTIFNAVGMKDSFQTSIVLGIVNFASTFVALYTVDKFGRRKCLLGGSASMAICFVIFSTVGVTSLYPNGKDQPSSKAAGNVMIVFTCLFIFFFAISWAPIAYVIVAESYPLRVKNRAMAIAVGANWIWGFLIGFFTPFITSAIGFSYGYVFMGCLVFSFFYVFFFVCETKGLTLEEVNEMYVEGVKPWKSGSWISKEKRVSEE from the coding sequence ATGTCTGAATTCGCTACTAGCCGCGTTGAAAGTGGCTCTCAACAAACTTCTATCCACTCTACTCCGATAGTGCAGAAATTAGAGACGGATGAATCTCCTATTCAAACCAAATCTGAATACACTAACGCTGAACTCCCAGCAAAGCCAATCGCCGCATATTGGACTGTTATCTGTTTATGTCTAATGATTGCATTTGGTGGGTTTGTCTTTGGTTGGGATACTGGTACCATCTCTGGTTTTGTTAATCAAACcgatttcaaaagaagatttGGTCAAATGAAATCTGATGGTACCTATTATCTTTCGGACGTCCGGACTGGTTTGATCGTTGGTATCTTCAATATTGGTTGTGCCTTTGGTGGGTTAACCTTAGGACGTCTGGGTGATATGTATGGACGTAGAATTGGTTTGATGTGCGTCGTTCTGGTATACATCGTTGGTATTGTGATTCAAATTGCTTCTAGTGACAAATGGTACCAATATTTCATTGGTAGAATTATCTCTGGTATGGGTGTCGGTGGTATTGCTGTCCTATCTCCAACTTTGATTTCCGAAACAGCACCAAAACACATTAGAGGTACCTGTGTTTCTTTCTATCAGTTAATGATCACTCTAGGTATTTTCTTAGGTTACTGTACCAACTATGGTACTAAAGACTACTCCAATTCAGTTCAATGGAGAGTGCCTTTGGGTTTGAACTTTGCCTTCGCTATTTTCATGATCGCTGGTATGCTAATGGTTCCAGAATCTCCAAGATTCTTAGTCGAAAAAGGCAGATACGAAGACGCTAAACGTTCTTTGGCAAAATCTAACAAAGTCACCATTGAAGATCCAAGTATTGTTGCTGAAATGGATACAATTATGGCCAACGTTGAAACTGAAAGATTAGCCGGTAACGCTTCTTGGGGTGAGTTATTCTCCAACAAAGGTGCTATTTTACCTCGTGTGATTATGGGTATTATGATTCAATCCTTACAACAATTAACTGGTAACAATTACTTCTTCTATTATGGTACTACTATTTTCAACGCCGTCGGTATGAAAGATTCTTTCCAAACTTCCATCGTTTTAGGTATAGTCAACTTCGCATCCACTTTCGTGGCCTTATACACTGTTGATAAATTTGGTCGTCGTAAGTGTCTATTGGGTGGTTCTGCTTCCATGGCCATTTGTTTTGTTATCTTCTCTACTGTCGGTGTCACAAGCTTATATCCAAATGGTAAAGATCAACCATCTTCCAAGGCTGCCGGTAACGTCATGATTGTCTTTACCTgtttattcattttcttcttcgctATTAGTTGGGCCCCAATTGCCTACGTTATTGTTGCCGAATCCTATCCTTTGCGTGTCAAAAATCGTGCTATGGCTATTGCTGTTGGTGCCAACTGGATTTGGGGTTTCTTGATTGGTTTCTTCACTCCCTTCATTACAAGTGCAATTGGATTTTCATACGGGTATGTCTTCATGGGCTGTTTGGTATTTTCATTCTTCTACgtgtttttctttgtctgTGAAACCAAGGGCTTAACATTAGAGGAAGTTAATGAAATGTATGTTGAAGGTGTCAAACCATGGAAATCTGGTAGCTGGatctcaaaagaaaaaagagtttCCGAGGAATAA
- a CDS encoding uncharacterized protein (Novel ORF identified via pan-genome analysis; conserved in other strains of S. cerevisiae), whose translation MYDLLEQKFFVREIKFASAYYLRTGKALNNSKTPIFQRKHSLPAWLSSAVIITAPVSNDGSHSILFARKTLRMIMPMFSPLFNRSPDDCPSHLTATHIFQQFSAMLDYGQSTKEATNKRRLIKGSDLLVALDRNCIPSAPFVPEIALRKSGAVGS comes from the coding sequence ATGTATGACTTACTCGagcaaaaattttttgtgCGGGAAATCAAATTCGCTTCAGCCTATTATTTACGCACCGGCAAAGCCCTGAACAATAGCAAGACTCCGATATTTCAGCGAAAGCATTCTTTGCCTGCGTGGCTTTCGTCCGCGGTTATTATTACTGCGCCTGTTAGCAACGACGGAAGTCACTCGATTCTATTTGCTCGTAAAACTCTAAGAATGATAATGCCTATGTTTAGTCCGCTTTTCAACAGAAGTCCTGACGATTGCCCTTCTCATCTGACCGCTACCCATATCTTTCAGCAATTCAGCGCTATGCTGGATTACGGACAGAGTACAAAGGAAGCCACTAACAAGCGCAGGTTAATAAAGGGTTCTGACCTACTTGTTGCCTTGGATCGGAATTGTATTCCTTCAGCCCCCTTTGTCCCCGAAATTGCCCTGCGTAAAAGCGGCGCAGTGGGGTCCTAA
- the PLB1 gene encoding lysophospholipase (Phospholipase B (lysophospholipase) involved in lipid metabolism; required for efficient acyl chain remodeling of newly synthesized phosphatidylethanolamine-derived phosphatidylcholine; required for deacylation of phosphatidylcholine and phosphatidylethanolamine but not phosphatidylinositol; PLB1 has a paralog, PLB3, that arose from the whole genome duplication), whose amino-acid sequence MKLQSLLVSAAVLTSLTENVNAWSPNNSYVPANVTCDDDINLVREASGLSDNETEWLKKRDAYTKEALHSFLNRATSNFSDTSLLSTLFGSNSSNMPKIAVACSGGGYRAMLSGAGMLAAMDNRTDGANEHGLGGLLQGATYLAGLSGGNWLTSTLAWNNWTSVQAIVDNTTESNSIWDISHSILTPDGINIFKTGSRWDDISDDVQDKKDAGFNISLADVWGRALAYNFWPSLHRGGVGYTWSTLREADVFKNGEMPFPITVADGRYPGTTVINLNATLFEFNPFEMGSWDPTLNAFTDVKYLGTNVTNGKPVNKGQCIAGFDNTGFITATSSTLFNQFLLRLNSTDLPSFIANLATDFLEDLSDNSDDIAIYAPNPFKEANFLQKNATSSIIESEYLFLVDGGEDNQNIPLVPLLQKERELDVIFALDNSADTDDYWPDGASLVNTYQRQFGSQGLNLSFPYVPDVNTFVNLGLNKKPTFFGCDARNLTDLEYIPPLIVYIPNSRHSFNGNQSTFKMSYSDSERLGMIKNGFEAATMGNFTDDSDFLGCVGCAIIRRKQQNLNATLPSECSQCFTNYCWNGTIDSRSVSGVGNDDYSSSASLSASAAAASASASASASASASASGSSTHKKNAGNALVNYSNLNTNTFIGVLSVISAVFGLI is encoded by the coding sequence ATGAAGTTGCAGAGTTTGTTGGTTTCTGCTGCAGTTTTGACTTCTCTAACAGAGAACGTTAACGCTTGGTCACCAAATAACAGTTACGTCCCTGCGAACGTAACCtgtgatgatgatattaACTTAGTCAGAGAAGCATCTGGTTTGTCAGATAACGAAACAGAAtggctgaaaaaaagagatgcATACACCAAGGAGGCTTtgcattcttttttgaatagGGCCACTTCGAATTTCAGTGACACTTCCTTGCTATCCACTCTTTTTGGTAGCAACTCTTCCAATATGCCTAAGATTGCCGTCGCCTGTTCTGGTGGTGGTTACCGTGCCATGTTGTCTGGTGCTGGTATGCTTGCTGCTATGGACAATCGTACTGATGGCGCAAATGAGCATGGTCTTGGTGGGCTGCTGCAAGGTGCAACTTACTTGGCAGGTCTGTCGGGTGGTAACTGGTTAACAAGTACTTTGGCTTGGAACAACTGGACGTCTGTGCAAGCTATCGTGGATAATACAACAGAATCTAACTCAATTTGGGACATCTCTCATTCAATTCTTACCCCAGACGGCATTAACATCTTTAAGACTGGGAGTAGATGGGACGACATATCAGATGACGTTCAGGATAAAAAAGACGCCGGTTTCAACATCTCTTTGGCGGATGTTTGGGGCCGTGCTCTTGCGTACAATTTTTGGCCAAGCTTACACCGTGGTGGTGTAGGGTACACATGGTCAACTTTAAGGGAAGCTGATGTCTTCAAGAATGGAGAAATGCCCTTCCCTATCACTGTTGCAGACGGTAGATACCCAGGTACCACCGTGATAAACTTGAATGCCACTCTTTTCGAATTTAATCCCTTTGAAATGGGTTCATGGGACCCCACTTTGAACGCATTTACGGATGTGAAGTATTTAGGTACCAACGTTACAAACGGTAAACCAGTTAATAAAGGCCAATGCATTGCCGGGTTTGATAACACTGGTTTCATAACAGCCACTTCATCTACGTTGTTTAACCAATTTTTACTAAGATTGAATTCTACCGATTTACCTTCATTTATTGCTAACTTAGCCACCGATTTCCTGGAAGATTTATCCGACAATAGTGACGATATTGCAATTTACGCCCCAAATCCATTCAAGGAAGctaattttcttcaaaagaacGCAACCTCCAGTATTATCGAATCAGAATATCTATTTTTGGTTGATGGTGGTGAAGATAACCAAAATATTCCTTTAGTTCCATTGTTGCAAAAGGAACGTGAACTAGATGTTATTTTTGCATTAGACAATTCTGCTGATACTGACGACTATTGGCCAGATGGTGCTTCATTAGTTAACACTTATCAGCGTCAATTTGGCAGCCAAGGTCTCAATTTGTCTTTCCCATATGTTCCAGATGTGAACACATTTGTCAACTTGGGGTTGAACAAAAAGCCAACCTTTTTTGGTTGTGATGCAAGAAATTTGACAGACTTGGAGTACATTCCACCATTAATTGTTTACATTCCAAATTCAAGACATTCATTTAATGGTAACCAAAGTACTTTTAAGATGTCATACTCCGATTCAGAACGTCTTGGTATGATTAAGAATGGGTTTGAAGCTGCCACAATGGGTAATTTTACTGATGATTCTGATTTCTTGGGCTGTGTTGGTTGCGCCATTATCAGACGTAAGCAACAAAACTTGAATGCTACATTGCCCTCTGAATGCAGCCAGTGTTTTACCAACTACTGCTGGAACGGTACTATTGACAGCAGGTCAGTCTCAGGTGTAGGAAATGATgattattcttcttctgcttcCTTGTCTGCCTCCGCCGCTGCTGCCTCTGCCTCTGCCTCTGCCTCTGCTTCCGCCTCTGCCTCTGCTTCTGGGTCTTCCACTCATAAGAAAAATGCGGGCAATGCTTTGGTGAATTATTCTAACTTAAACACTAACACTTTTATTGGTGTCTTAAGTGTCATTAGTGCCGTCTTCGGTCTAATTTAG
- the ADI1 gene encoding acireductone dioxygenase (Ni2+-requiring) (Acireductone dioxygenease involved in methionine salvage pathway; transcribed as polycistronic mRNA with YMR010W and regulated post-transcriptionally by RNase III (Rnt1p) cleavage; ADI1 mRNA is induced in heat shock conditions; human ortholog ADI1 can complement yeast adi1 mutant) — MVKVYIHDNKVDSDYRAPHNSGTELSLDELAKLGVIYKYCANEEEVNEIARQREYKNRDVVNICEGSFKSEAEFNEKLATFYQEHLHEDEEIRYCLEGAGYFDVRDASTPENWIRCLVESGDLLILPPGIYHRFTLTTSNHIKALRLFKDEPKWQAINRSNQADSLPVRKDYIALINQY; from the coding sequence ATGGTTAAGGTATATATTCATGACAACAAGGTTGACTCCGATTATCGCGCACCCCACAATTCTGGAACAGAACTTTCCCTGGATGAATTAGCCAAGTTAGGAGTGATTTATAAATACTGTGCAAATGAGGAAGAAGTGAATGAAATTGCTAGGCAAagagaatataaaaatagaGATGTGGTCAACATCTGCGAAGGTTCCTTCAAAAGTGAAGCAGAGtttaatgaaaaactaGCAACATTCTACCAAGAGCATTTAcatgaagacgaagaaatAAGATACTGTCTCGAGGGTGCTGGATACTTTGACGTCAGGGATGCTTCCACACCAGAGAACTGGATTAGGTGTTTGGTAGAGTCAGGTGATTTACTGATTCTTCCACCAGGCATCTATCATCGTTTCACCTTGACAACTAGCAACCACATCAAGGCCTTGAGACTGTTTAAGGACGAGCCCAAATGGCAAGCTATCAACAGGTCAAATCAGGCTGATTCATTGCCTGTACGCAAGGACTACATTGCCCTGATCAATCAGTACTAA
- a CDS encoding uncharacterized protein (hypothetical protein; conserved among S. cerevisiae strains; YMR007W is not an essential gene), whose translation MRKKCPQGKKLLKKATRPFVGAFRRRIRAKKNLISQFGQTGCIGCDGKFSIGITIEKYVLNLVVRIIIVFALCRITELSVFDSSLRCKSRKTRLSKAARKKETDHFHEQCRYVEVKFGLQMAYLQS comes from the coding sequence ATGCGGAAGAAATGTCCGCAAGGtaaaaaattgttgaaaaaggcGACGCGTCCCTTTGTAGGAGCTTTTCGAAGGCGTATACGAGCCAAGAAAAACCTTATTTCCCAGTTTGGCCAGACCGGCTGCATTGGGTGCGACGGTAAATTCTCTATAGGCATCACCATTGAAAAGTATGTCCTTAATTTAGTCGTGAGAATCATCATTGTGTTCGCCCTTTGTCGTATAACCGAATTGAGTGTCTTTGATTCATCTCTAAGGTGTAAAAGCAGAAAAACCAGATTATCTAAAGCtgcaagaaagaaagaaactgatCATTTTCATGAACAGTGCAGATATGTGGAAGTGAAATTTGGCCTGCAGATGGCATATCTGCAATCCTAG